CACATTTCAAATCAAAGTGAACAGTGTTTTTGGAGTGTAAATATTCCATTCCAAATGCAGCATCCATGGCAATGATTAGTCTCTTACGACGATCAAGATGCCTGATAAtacaaagaaggaaaatagataaaactttataagatAAACGAACTGGAACCAATTAAAGTGATATCAGAGAACCTAACAAGCCGAACTTTACCTGTCCTTCCGGACCAGAACATGCCTCAGAGAACCATCAACCATGTACTCTGTCACAGTCGCCAAGGTCCCTCCAGGCCCGTCTTTTACAACACCATAAAATGCTACCACGTTCGGATGATGAAGCTTTGAAAGAATTTCAGCTTCCCCCCAAAATTCACCAGTCTAGATAGTGTGACAAATTAACACAGGTGCATGAATTTTAGGCATGGCAAAAAGGGAGATGCATTAGACATGATCTGCAAACAACTCACCAATCTCTCTTGCTCTGATGACCGCCCAGCAAAGCAACTCTTCTTTATCCTCTTGATAGCGACATCTGATCCTCTCCACTTCCCATGATACACCGTTCCAAAAGTACCAGAACCAAGCTCCCTCAACTCCTCAAGATCTTCATTCTTAATGATCTAGTAATATTTAAGAGTATACTATTTTACATCTATGTAAACCAAACACAGAAAAGGAGCTCAGCAGAAACACTAAGAAAATAGAAGCAGAGAATTGTTTTGACAGAACTAGCgcaatgaaaatgaaacaagacGCACAGACAAAAACTAGTCGGGGTTAAACATAATGCTGATTCCACCAACATGGACCCCAACAAAGAATTTCCCATGCATAGATAGTACGAGTTTTGTCAGACGtatattttcaaagtttttcatACCTGCAAGCCACTGTAGTCAAACTCTGAGCCAAGTGGAGGAAGCGCAGCATGCCTTGTTTCTGTCTTTTCATCCTAGATGTTCCATTCTCTTCAGAAACACAGTGGTTTTggaaatcataaaataaaaactgccACTAACTCATACCTTTGGTTCAGAATCCGGCGTCCTAAGATTCTCCACCATGGCACCAAATTCCTCACTCTCAGTGACCTTCATCTGTTCATTCTCTAGAGCAGGGGGAATGCTGCCAGTGCCACCCCCATCCTTTTCAGAAAAATTACCCCCATAATCTTGACCTAAAGTCAACTGAGGATTAGCAAGGTTTGTTGAAATACCATCTCTACTCAATGGCGAGACATAAGGCAATCTGGAGCTCTCTCCACCATCTTTACGGTCAGATGGAATGCGAGAATCAGCTTGGTCAAGTACAACATCTCTTTGGATAAACTGATCTTCAGCCAGCTGCTGAAAATATGACCAGTTTTTACGATCGTGATTTTGCACATTCATGCTAACAGCAGCTCCATCGTGAGGATATGGACGGACAGTGGATGTATCCTCTGAGATTGCCTGTGAGAATATTTCAGAGAGGAAGTCACGAGGAAACCGGTCATTGATATCAATAAGAATATCTCCCTGCAGCGAAGCTTGCTCTTCAGGAATAACATGACTCATGGCTGCGTTTACATGGCTCAAGTTGGAAACACCAATTTCAGTATCTGCCCCATTGACTACTCTGTTCTTGTTTGCATCGTCAGGATTTACAATCTTGTGCAGGGGCTCGGATTCCAAAGTTTCATCTGATACTCCTACTTTTTCAAAGATTGTTTCCACATCTTTGTGCGTATGGTGATTGGCATCATCATTAACAGTCTTGAATTCGTCATGTGACTTTCCAACCGCTTCTTTTCCTGAATCTTGCTGTGCAGTGTTTGCTGGTGACTCAGACGTTACGAACTGAGAGCTTAATGAGTTATCGGACTTCGACAAACGATTTAGCAATTCTAGCTGTTCACGAGGTATTCTCTCTGAGCAATATACCCTTTGGGAAGACTGCTCAGGCTCCGGGTAGTTAAGATCAATTAAATTTGACTCAGAGTCGCTATGAACAGGGGCATAGGTACTGCTTGAAGTTGAAAGCTGATCTTCAATACCAGATAGAGGAACCTGCCCAGTAATAACAGCATCACGGTAGGTAGCAGGTTTTGCAGTAGTGTTCTGCCGTGGATCTCTACTAGGGGGTAGTAAATGTGCATCCTGGCTAGGTGGAGTTGTTGCAACTGCCATCTCCCGGACCTGATTGTGATTCCTCACCTCAACATCATCTATTTGGGGAGGATTCTGGTGATCATTCCCCGGAGTTTTACGGTTTTCAGGCTCAACTTCCTCACGAATTTTCATATCAGATGATACTTTTTGCTCCTCTGCTAGCGCTTGTGTGCTTTTGGGTGTGCTGCCAGGGTACGGATACCCTTCAGCCCAGCCACCTTGCTGACTGACATGCCCTTGGATCGGTATGGAACTGGTAGTTTCCCCGATAGCGGAGTAGTTAGAACTGTGATCAGGATAGAGAGGAAACCGTTCTCTTTCTCCATGTTGAACCACATGCCCATAATATTGTGGGTATATTCCATAGGAGCTGGCAGAACCAGGTATGATGGATTGTGGATACTGATAAGAGGAGCCTGGCGTAATAGATTGGGGATACTGAAGAGAGGAACCTGGGGTAATGGACTGGGGATAATGAAGAGCAGAGCTTGGCGGAACAGATTGCTGCAACTGATATGCAGCATTCAGTGGAATAGATTGAGAATAATGAAGCGATGAGCTTGGTGGAATAGACTCAGACTGTTGAGCAGACGTTTGTTGGAAACCATTCACCATTAACTGTGATGCGCCGACTCCAACAACATCTCCAGCAATGGTATTGATCCCCTCAGTGTTCCGCACATCAAGCTCAGCTAAGTTGTTTGCTGAAGAGCTGTCAAGCCCAAGAAGGGTCGAGTTCTTTCCTGATCCAATGTCCATGCCATTTACAGCTACAACATATTGAAACTCAGAGTCGCCGTCATTTTTGTTAACCCCCAGAAGAGCATCATCCATATCACTGATGGAGAAAAGAAACATCCTAAGCTTCTGAGATCCCCCACGGTTTTCCATCTCATTATATTCTTCCAGCATATTCTGGAGATCTTCTTCAGATGATACAGACACCAACGCGTCAAGATCTTCACCAGGAAGCTGATACTTTACAACACGTGTTTGGTAATAGATTTCAAGGATTTTTTGCCTAAGCTCCTGCCAAGATATATCCTTTCTTATGGATATAATGTGTGTTTCACCTCCAACGTATCGAAGCTTTGAATCACCTGGACGTGGAAGTATTTTCCCACCGAAACTGCAAAGGATCTTCACCTTTGCTGTTACACTACCTGAGGCTGAAGAAGACGTGTTCTTGTATCCATGTAAATTTCCTACACTGCTATCTTTACTTAGTAAAGCTTGTGGTGCTGACTGGACATGATTTAGTTTATTTCCAAACTCGTGAAGCGAAGAGTTAGTCCTCTCAATATCACTGGTGCCATTTTCCACAGTGCTGAACCTTGAGACATCTGAAGCACACTCAGATCCTGTGTGACTTATCCCTATCAAGCCTCGAAGCTCCATATAACCAGTGTTATAGTTCATGTCGCCAGCTCCATTGGGATTGGAAGACCTCTGAGGAATCACCCGATCACGCATAAACTCAAGAGAGAATTCCTCACCTGTTTGTATGGAGAAGTTATGCACCGCCTTAACATCTGAACCATTAGAATTGGGAGGTCGCATATTAGCACTCGCGCTCCCTGTTTGATCAGGCATAAATGGTTGAGGAACAGTCTCGTTTCTATAACCAGGTTCCATGGAATGCTGAAAAAGCTGTTGATGTCTAGCTTTATccatcacaaaacaaaacagccCTTCAAATTACTCTAATTCAAACACATGTATGACGAATCTAACCAAAACTAGTACTCCTTCAAGATGCTGGTGATGCCGTTAAACATTAAGCTGCAATGAAAAGTATAAGGATATTAGTTTTAAGTCCCATGGCAAGAACAAAAGATGACAACGCAGCGAAACGCAGACATCGAAAGGAAAAGGGAAAATTTCACATGCTTCGATTTCTTCAGATAGCGGAATCTCTTATGTGAATGATCGTGAGCATAAAATTCTCAGCGAGAATTGGATTCAAACTAACCCAACCATTTTTCAACTAATCCAAAAATACCAAATACACTCAATTAAAAGCTACCAACAGCacaaaaaacccaaaaccctaaataagCAGCCGATACAACGATTCCGTCATTTTAGaatgtaaaatcaaaatcaatgatCTTAAAGCTTCAGGAAATTCTAACGACTCAAAATAAGATACAACAGTGAAACATTCTTCCCAAACCTTTAGCGAGTAAGCTTACGAAGAATTGATCGAACCACTGGAAGATATCGTCTCTTAGCTGATGGTTGATCAGTACACAGCCAAGGAAGAACagattaccaaaaaataaaaccctaaatctttttttttgccctCAATTTTCTCTCGTTTTCCAGGCCTGCCTTTCTGAGAGCTTactaaaattttggaaaatctTTCAATcacaattaaataataataataaaatgcAATTTTGTCGGCTagctaaagaacaaaaaaaaaaaaaactcaagaagcgtataaatatatatagtttaattaacaaaaggagaaaatccaaatctggtcaaaatgattgaaatttcGAAAAGTAGCCTCAAAAGTTTCAGAAATTACTCTTTTGTTCATATTGTTGACCTTAGCCAAGATGCCTAGATTCGTTATGCGGTGATCAGCTCAGTGTTTCAGTCACATGTTACGCAGTGAGAACGACATCAACCGTTGATTTTGAGAGAATGGCCTAATAGGTGAGACTTGAACGGTCGAGATAGATTCttatatttgtgaaaaaaagattgagtGGGCATGTGAATAGagatatgatatatatatatatctcccAATTCACCGGATCTTAATGAATATTAACAGAACCGGTGTTAATAATGAATAAGAAAGAACATGTCGATGATTTCAAAATCGTTATCATAAGAGGTTGACTTTTTGATACCTTAAAACACAATAACAAAAGTAACATATTCAGATATATATCCTgcttaactctttttttttttttttcgttcaGAGGTAAATTTCTCAAGTGGCTTCTTAAtgtattaaaagaaaacagtgCTTTGTTTTTTAACTCTTGAGGGAACTAATCACGTACCTGATACAGTTAGCTAGGAggggaaaacaaaacagttgaTTAAGAAATGATTGGCAACTAGCTAGTCTAGAATTCTTGGAGTAGATGACTTTGATGAGTTTGTTGACTGACTAAAATTAATGAAGATAATGTATCTTATGATATACTAGCAAATCTAAATCTTTCACATAAACAGATTGTTTATGTAGTTGTAAAAAATAGTagatgtttacatatataatataaagaaaaacatattcGTTCATAATCGAAGATCgttcaatttttatgtttttgtcaatCAAACAATTTAAAACCTCCAAAAAATGCATCTGCTGGAAGTAAACATAGTTCTTGGTCAAGAAAAAACGAAGGTGTTAATAAACTCTAGATGACTAGATGGTggtatgttgtttgttttgtggtcAAGGCTGCAACTTCAAAAGCCCCAACGCCAATGGGGCGGCAATGATTGGCCCCACAATATGTAAAACAAACTATGGTCGGTACTTTTGGATATCGAAAAAGTTTATATACAGAAGAAGTCTTTCGTTGAATATACAAATGTTTGTTTCCCCGACCTCAAGCCAGGATGACATTGACATACCACGATTTATTGTACATGAACTCGATTGTAATggaattttcaagaaaatataactATTACAAGTGTTTTGAAGTTTATGGATTGGTATAAGAGTAATAAATAAGTATAGCAAGCAAGATAACTTCCattgttatataatttgatCTTGCTTTCTTTCCAAGTGAACTGTTTGGACCAGCTAAATACGGTATAGACTATACAAACGTGAAACGTACATGCTCACCgtcaataaatttataatcgCTTGTTTTGTCAACGCAAACCGTCAGGACATTTATATACACAATTTaaatgtcaaaaatattttccattttttctcttttgctgTTCCTTATCTTTGACATCACATCTCCTTATATATAGTTGTATATATTGATGATAATTTGACAGGGAAATAAtattgatgaaaacaaaacgacgtcgttcaTTTGGAAGAATTATAATGGTTTAGCGAAGacgttaatttttttggaaacGGTCGAGAGAAGGAAATTGGCGctcttttcttctatctccTTATGAGTCCCACCAAAACATCGCCACCATGTTATTTCTGTAGCATGGTTTCGAGGTTAACCTCAAACTTCTCTTCTCATTCAATCATTAAGTACGTAAATGTGTGTGGGATGATTTTAATCTATACATGGACATCAATCTATATTTCGAGTTTGGATCAACGATGCTTTCCACGCCGACCAATCGATGCTTTCCGCTCCGATATCAATCTAACTCTTACGGATCATGTTGCAGAGATGATCATCATCGGCTTTTCACGTCTTCAATGTCTACTAATTGGATCATCATCGAATTAgagagttttggttttatttcactcaaagaagaaagaattagAAGAAGCTGCGTGAgagcgttttttttttttaatctagaAAGCAAAAGTGTTAATTAGGTCTAATCCCAATCGATGGATCCATGTTGTATAGAGAGATTACAATAAAGCCGTTGGAGTCGgttatatttctttattttaagacaaaaagattcaatagaaaaaacgaaatttcattttctttcaattgGGCTTTAATTATGAAACCAAAGTTATACtagttgcttcttcttctactttaaAGTGtgtgattcttcttctatctttttaatcaaaagtatttctttttctatcgTCCACCACATTATTCTATGGCATCTTCTAGGcatgaatatttattttcacttATTCGAAATCCAGATTAATTATGTTCGCTTCAGATCGGTTTATCTGAATTGAACACTAGTTTGTGAGATTTTGctgaacaaaaattatattctgAAGTGCAAAATGATGGTGGAAACGAAATTGAACCTTCAAGCACCTTTGTGATGATGAGGTATTAGTCTTcggagaaacagaacagaatATCGTAAATGTAAGACagaattataaaaaacaaaaaaacaaacagattcCTCGAACTGTGAGTTGGTTGCTGTGTCAAGTTCGCACAgctaaaaaagagagagaataaaatCGAAAAACATGAGATTCAACAAATCCGATTGATCTACTTTGGGAACTTGAGAAGATTAGCGTCGTTTCCCAAGTAGTGAAACGGAAACCTTTGATTAactggagatgaagaagaaccaCCATTGTTGTTACCCAAATGATCAGCCTGATCGTTATTATCGTTGTTACTCAAGTCACCAAAACATTTTGCTTGATGGTTCTGCacttgctgctgctgttgctgaTTCATGTTGCCTGTAGTGAGAAGCTTGTCCAGAAACGACCAGTCTCCACCATAGTTGTTGTTAGAAGTCAACCTCAGTAGATTCTGTGAACATTCAATGTCCGTAGTGTTGATTGGCGACACAAATGGTTGGGCTGATGCTGCTGCGGCAGCCGCCGCTGCAGCTGAGTCAGGGCTAAAGAGCTGAGGTAGATGCATTGAGCCATGGCTCAGAGTGTTTGCAAACTCATGTAATGGCATGTGGATTTGTCGTCCAATgtgatgatggtggtgatgatgatccaGAGGATGTAGGATCAAAGGAGAATGATTGTTTGAATTGGAGTCAATGTGATGATGGTGATCATGATCATTGTTGGTGCTTATGtattggtgatgatgatgatgatcttgcTCTTGTTCTTGGTGAAATCCTCTgaaatgat
This sequence is a window from Arabidopsis thaliana chromosome 1 sequence. Protein-coding genes within it:
- a CDS encoding kinase superfamily with octicosapeptide/Phox/Bem1p domain-containing protein, with product MDKARHQQLFQHSMEPGYRNETVPQPFMPDQTGSASANMRPPNSNGSDVKAVHNFSIQTGEEFSLEFMRDRVIPQRSSNPNGAGDMNYNTGYMELRGLIGISHTGSECASDVSRFSTVENGTSDIERTNSSLHEFGNKLNHVQSAPQALLSKDSSVGNLHGYKNTSSSASGSVTAKVKILCSFGGKILPRPGDSKLRYVGGETHIISIRKDISWQELRQKILEIYYQTRVVKYQLPGEDLDALVSVSSEEDLQNMLEEYNEMENRGGSQKLRMFLFSISDMDDALLGVNKNDGDSEFQYVVAVNGMDIGSGKNSTLLGLDSSSANNLAELDVRNTEGINTIAGDVVGVGASQLMVNGFQQTSAQQSESIPPSSSLHYSQSIPLNAAYQLQQSVPPSSALHYPQSITPGSSLQYPQSITPGSSYQYPQSIIPGSASSYGIYPQYYGHVVQHGERERFPLYPDHSSNYSAIGETTSSIPIQGHVSQQGGWAEGYPYPGSTPKSTQALAEEQKVSSDMKIREEVEPENRKTPGNDHQNPPQIDDVEVRNHNQVREMAVATTPPSQDAHLLPPSRDPRQNTTAKPATYRDAVITGQVPLSGIEDQLSTSSSTYAPVHSDSESNLIDLNYPEPEQSSQRVYCSERIPREQLELLNRLSKSDNSLSSQFVTSESPANTAQQDSGKEAVGKSHDEFKTVNDDANHHTHKDVETIFEKVGVSDETLESEPLHKIVNPDDANKNRVVNGADTEIGVSNLSHVNAAMSHVIPEEQASLQGDILIDINDRFPRDFLSEIFSQAISEDTSTVRPYPHDGAAVSMNVQNHDRKNWSYFQQLAEDQFIQRDVVLDQADSRIPSDRKDGGESSRLPYVSPLSRDGISTNLANPQLTLGQDYGGNFSEKDGGGTGSIPPALENEQMKVTESEEFGAMVENLRTPDSEPKDEKTETRHAALPPLGSEFDYSGLQIIKNEDLEELRELGSGTFGTVYHGKWRGSDVAIKRIKKSCFAGRSSEQERLTGEFWGEAEILSKLHHPNVVAFYGVVKDGPGGTLATVTEYMVDGSLRHVLVRKDRHLDRRKRLIIAMDAAFGMEYLHSKNTVHFDLKCDNLLVNLKDPSRPICKVGDFGLSKIKRNTLVSGGVRGTLPWMAPELLNGSSSKVSEKVDVFSFGIVLWEILTGEEPYANMHYGAIIGGIVNNTLRPTIPGFCDDEWRTLMEECWAPNPMARPSFTEIAGRLRVMSSAATSTQSKPSAHRASK
- the SMB gene encoding NAC (No Apical Meristem) domain transcriptional regulator superfamily protein gives rise to the protein MEIGSSSTVAGGGQLSVPPGFRFHPTEEELLYYYLKKKVSYEPIDLDVIREVDLNKLEPWELKEKCRIGSGPQNEWYFFSHKDKKYPTGTRTNRATAAGFWKATGRDKSIHLNSSKKIGLRKTLVFYTGRAPHGQKTEWIMHEYRLDDSENEIQEDGWVVCRVFKKKNHFRGFHQEQEQDHHHHHQYISTNNDHDHHHHIDSNSNNHSPLILHPLDHHHHHHHIGRQIHMPLHEFANTLSHGSMHLPQLFSPDSAAAAAAAAASAQPFVSPINTTDIECSQNLLRLTSNNNYGGDWSFLDKLLTTGNMNQQQQQQVQNHQAKCFGDLSNNDNNDQADHLGNNNGGSSSSPVNQRFPFHYLGNDANLLKFPK
- a CDS encoding kinase superfamily with octicosapeptide/Phox/Bem1p domain-containing protein; protein product: MDKARHQQLFQHSMEPGYRNETVPQPFMPDQTGSASANMRPPNSNGSDVKAVHNFSIQTGEEFSLEFMRDRVIPQRSSNPNGAGDMNYNTGYMELRGLIGISHTGSECASDVSRFSTVENGTSDIERTNSSLHEFGNKLNHVQSAPQALLSKDSSVGNLHGYKNTSSSASGSVTAKVKILCSFGGKILPRPGDSKLRYVGGETHIISIRKDISWQELRQKILEIYYQTRVVKYQLPGEDLDALVSVSSEEDLQNMLEEYNEMENRGGSQKLRMFLFSISDMDDALLGVNKNDGDSEFQYVVAVNGMDIGSGKNSTLLGLDSSSANNLAELDVRNTEGINTIAGDVVGVGASQLMVNGFQQTSAQQSESIPPSSSLHYSQSIPLNAAYQLQQSVPPSSALHYPQSITPGSSLQYPQSITPGSSYQYPQSIIPGSASSYGIYPQYYGHVVQHGERERFPLYPDHSSNYSAIGETTSSIPIQGHVSQQGGWAEGYPYPGSTPKSTQALAEEQKVSSDMKIREEVEPENRKTPGNDHQNPPQIDDVEVRNHNQVREMAVATTPPSQDAHLLPPSRDPRQNTTAKPATYRDAVITGQVPLSGIEDQLSTSSSTYAPVHSDSESNLIDLNYPEPEQSSQRVYCSERIPREQLELLNRLSKSDNSLSSQFVTSESPANTAQQDSGKEAVGKSHDEFKTVNDDANHHTHKDVETIFEKVGVSDETLESEPLHKIVNPDDANKNRVVNGADTEIGVSNLSHVNAAMSHVIPEEQASLQGDILIDINDRFPRDFLSEIFSQAISEDTSTVRPYPHDGAAVSMNVQNHDRKNWSYFQQLAEDQFIQRDVVLDQADSRIPSDRKDGGESSRLPYVSPLSRDGISTNLANPQLTLGQDYGGNFSEKDGGGTGSIPPALENEQMKVTESEEFGAMVENLRTPDSEPKDEKTETRHAALPPLGSEFDYSGLQIIKNEDLEELRELGSGTFGTVYHGKWRGSDVAIKRIKKSCFAGRSSEQERLTGEFWGEAEILSKLHHPNVVAFYGVVKDGPGGTLATVTEYMVDGSLRHVLVRKDRHLDRRKRLIIAMDAAFGMEYLHSKNTVHFDLKCDNLLVNLKDPSRPICKVGDFGLSKIKRNTLVSGGVRGTLPWMAPELLNGSSSKVSEKVNINMIRCTVNINYHFNC
- a CDS encoding kinase superfamily with octicosapeptide/Phox/Bem1p domain-containing protein produces the protein MDKARHQQLFQHSMEPGYRNETVPQPFMPDQTGSASANMRPPNSNGSDVKAVHNFSIQTGEEFSLEFMRDRVIPQRSSNPNGAGDMNYNTGYMELRGLIGISHTGSECASDVSRFSTVENGTSDIERTNSSLHEFGNKLNHVQSAPQALLSKDSSVGNLHGYKNTSSSASGSVTAKVKILCSFGGKILPRPGDSKLRYVGGETHIISIRKDISWQELRQKILEIYYQTRVVKYQLPGEDLDALVSVSSEEDLQNMLEEYNEMENRGGSQKLRMFLFSISDMDDALLGVNKNDGDSEFQYVVAVNGMDIGSGKNSTLLGLDSSSANNLAELDVRNTEGINTIAGDVVGVGASQLMVNGFQQTSAQQSESIPPSSSLHYSQSIPLNAAYQLQQSVPPSSALHYPQSITPGSSLQYPQSITPGSSYQYPQSIIPGSASSYGIYPQYYGHVVQHGERERFPLYPDHSSNYSAIGETTSSIPIQGHVSQQGGWAEGYPYPGSTPKSTQALAEEQKVSSDMKIREEVEPENRKTPGNDHQNPPQIDDVEVRNHNQVREMAVATTPPSQDAHLLPPSRDPRQNTTAKPATYRDAVITGQVPLSGIEDQLSTSSSTYAPVHSDSESNLIDLNYPEPEQSSQRVYCSERIPREQLELLNRLSKSDNSLSSQFVTSESPANTAQQDSGKEAVGKSHDEFKTVNDDANHHTHKDVETIFEKVGVSDETLESEPLHKIVNPDDANKNRVVNGADTEIGVSNLSHVNAAMSHVIPEEQASLQGDILIDINDRFPRDFLSEIFSQAISEDTSTVRPYPHDGAAVSMNVQNHDRKNWSYFQQLAEDQFIQRDVVLDQADSRIPSDRKDGGESSRLPYVSPLSRDGISTNLANPQLTLGQDYGGNFSEKDGGGTGSIPPALENEQMKVTESEEFGAMVENLRTPDSEPKDEKTETRHAALPPLGSEFDYSGLQIIKNEDLEELRELGSGTFGTVYHGKWRGSDVAIKRIKKSCFAGRSSEQERLVSCLQIMSNASPFLPCLKFMHLC